The segment TGTCGGCTCGGATCCCCGGCACCTGTTGCAGCATCCGGTTCAACCACCCGTCGCGCACACCGCCCGCCAGAGTGTCGGTCCCCGCCTCCAACATATCCTGCCCGTCAAAATGGCTGCGCTTGTCCCGATAGGGTGTGGAAACCGCGTGACAGAACCCCAATTCTTGTGCCCGCCACAGCGGCATCAAGGGTGCCAACGCCGGATGCAGCGCAAAGTAGCCGTCCAGATCCAACCCCGACTTGCCCTGCCCCAACCTCGGGCGCAGGGCTGCATAAGCCGGATCACCAACAGGGCGCACCACGTCCAAACCGTCCATCCCGCCGCGCAGAATGATTACCACCAATCGCGTGTCCCAAGGGGCTCTTGCAAAGGTCACGGGCGTTAACAGCGGGCTGGCCGCCAGTGAACACCCGATCACACCTGCGCGGGTCAGGATATCGCGTCTGGAAAGTCTGGCTGTCATCCGGCGCTCCTATCTGCGTTGAAATCCAGGCGAGGCAAGGATCAACCCGATCGCAACCTCGCGGGTTTCGGCGGTGTTTGCGGCAAATTGCACAGCCTCCGGCACCCGCCCCCCTAATGTGGGCTGCACAAAATCACGCGGATCTGGCAGGTCCGCCATCAACTGCGCCGGTGCTGTTACTGCCCAGTCAAGCCGCGCGGAAATTCCCTGCGGGGTGGCCCAGACACTGTCCGCTTCGCCAAAACCGTCAGGACCGGCGGGGGCCAGCCATGACTGGCCCATCAATTGCAACGGACGAAAAAAGATCTTTCGAACCATGGCCAAATCCATTTGTTGCAACCGCTGCGCCGTCACCCCTAGACTGCGCAAGGCTGCGCTGACAAACTCATCGGGCGCGCGCATGTTTGTTGCATTTGGGTGCCACGCCGCCGGGTGTTCCAAAAGGGAGACGTAACAGGCCATCAGATCGCCATCACTGCGCAGATATGCCCCCGCGATATAGTCGATCAAATCACCGGACGGTGTGTCGCTTACGAAATGCACCGCCAGTTTACGTGCGATGTGGGCGGCCGTGGCGGGGTGCCGCGCAAGATCGTTCAACACGGTACGGATCGTGGTCAGCCCCCCATCGCCGCCATATGTTTTGCCCAACACCGTCTCCGCCCCTGGTTCGGTCATGGCGGGCCGGAACTTGAACCCGTAATTGCGCGTTGCACTCAGGCCGGTGAACAGTTTGGCCAATTCGCGTACATCGTTTTGGTCATACGGACCATCAACGCCTAAGGTGTGCAGCTCCAGCACCTCGCGGGCTAGGTTTTCGTTCAATCCCCGCCGACCGTTACGTCGCTTTGCCGCGCGACTGTTCGGCCCGACAGAGGTATTCTGATCAAGATAATCCAGCATCAAGGGATGTGTCACGCACGCCGTCAACAACTCGGCAAAACGGCCGGTCACATGCGGCCGCACCGCGGCATCAACGTACAGCGGACTGGCAAACCGCAACAAACCACCGCCGCCACGCGCGGTGAAATGGTTCGCCCAGAATGCGGTGAGCCGTTCACGCATCCCATGGGTCGCGGTGATGCGGCGCAGTTGGGTCTGCACAAACCAGCGGCTGTGCTCTTTGCGCATGTCGCGCAAAATCCCGCGCGCTTTCTTTAGCGCTTCTTTCCCCTCAGCGGTATCGGGATGTTTACGGGCGTAGCTGTTAAACCGGATCCTCAACGCCAAAGCATCTTGCAACACTTGGAACGGCGGAATTTCAAAGGCTGATCGAGCGTGATCCGCTCTGCCCAGCTCCGACACCATGTCTGCCACGTTTTCAGGCGGTGCTACGGTGGTACTTGGCCCGTATCCGAAACGATGTTCGGCAAGGAAGGGATCAAAGTTCACCGGAGATATCTGTGCAATGCGGGTGTCATCGCAGGCACTATACCTGCGATTGCAGTCAAATTCATCCGGCGTCTTGCGACATTTGGCCATAAATCGCTGGCCGGTCGGAAAGGGCACACACCAATGCTGCCCTTTCCTTGTTTCTCGATCTTACTCCTGCGGAATGACCCGCAAACCAAGTTCCATCAACTGATCGGAGGATGGATCGCTGGGTGCGTTCATCATCAGGTCTTCGGCCCGTTGGTTCATCGGGAAAAGAATTACTTCGCGGATGTTCTGTTCATCCGCCAGCAACATCACGATCCGGTCGATGCCCGCCGCGCAACCACCGTGAGGGGGCGCGCCGTATTGGAAAGCGTTGACCATGCCGCCAAAGCGTTTTTCGACTTCTTCCTTGCCATAACCCGCAATTTCAAAGGCCTTGAACATGATTTCCGGTTTGTGGTTCCGGATCGCGCCCGACACCAGCTCATACCCGTTACAGGCCAGATCATACTGATAACCCAACACCTTAAGCGGATCGCCTTGCAGCGCCTCCATGCCACCCTGAGGCATCGAGAAAGGGTTGTGTTCAAAATCGATCTTGCCGGTTTCTTCGTCCTTTTCGTAGATCGGGAAATCGACGATCCACGCAAAGGCAAAGCGGTCCTGATCGGTCAGGCCCAATTCGTCACCAATCACGGTGCGCGCACGACCGGCAACCGCTTCAAAGGTTTTCGGCTTGCCGCCAAGGAAGAAAGCTGCATCGCCAACGGTCAGACCCAGCTGCTGGCGAATGGCTTCGGTGCGCTCTGGTCCGATGTTTTTGGCCAAGGGTCCCGCCGCTTCCATGCCGCCCTCAACTTCGCCGGATTTCAGCTTGGCCTGTGCTTCTTTCACGGTGATGCCCAGCTCCTGCGCCACGGCGTCGGCTGTTTTCTCGCGCCAGAAGATATACCCCATGCCGGGCAGACCTTCCTTTTGCGCAAAGACGTTCATCCGGTCGCAGAACTTGCGCCCACCGCCGGTGGGTGCCGGAATGGCGCGCACTTCGGTGCCTTCCTGCTCCAACAGCTTGGCAAAGATTGCAAAACCGGAGCCTGCGAAATGCTCTGACACGACCTGCATTTTGATCGGGTTACGCAGGTCGGGTTTGTCGGTGCCGTACCACAGGGCCGCGTCCTTATACGAAATCTGCTCCCATGTTTCATCGACCTTACGGCCGCCGCCGAATTCTTCGAAGATGCCGCCAATAACAGGCTGGATCGTGTCGAAGACGTCCTGCTGGGTGACAAAAGACATCTCTAGGTCAAGCTGGTAGAAATCGGTCGGGGACCGGTCCGCACGCGGGTCTTCGTCGCGGAAACACGGCGCGATCTGAAAGTATTTATCGAAACCCGACACCATCAACAGCTGTTTGAACTGCTGCGGGGCCTGCGGCAGGGCGTAGAATTTGCCCGGATGCTGACGTGAGGGGACCAGAAAATCGCGCGCGCCTTCGGGGGAGGACGCGGTGATAATCGGGGTCTGGAATTCCTTGAACTCCTTGTCCCACATGCGTTTACGGATCGAGGAAACCACATCGGAACGCAGCACCATGTTCTGCTGCATCTTCTCGCGGCGCAGATCAAGGTAGCGGTAGCGCAGGCGCGTTTCCTCCGGGTATTCCTGTTCGCCGAAAACCATCAGCGGCAGTTCAGCAGCAGATCCCAATACCTCGATATCGCGCACAAAAACTTCGATCTCGCCCGTGGGGATCTTGGTGTTGATCAGGTCAGCGTCACGCGCCTTTACCTCTCCATCAATGCGGATACACCATTCGGAACGCACCTTTTCCATGTCCTTGAACACGGGGCTGTCCGGGTCACACAACACCTGCGTCATGCCGTAATGGTCACGCAGGTCGATAAACAGGATACCACCGTGGTCGCGCACGCGGTGCACCCAACCGGACAGGCGCACAGCGTCGCCCTTGTTAGAGATGTTCAGATCGGCGCAAGTATGGCTGCGATAGGCGTGCATGTCGGTCCCTTTCGAGGGCTGAATTTG is part of the Sulfitobacter geojensis genome and harbors:
- the aspS gene encoding aspartate--tRNA ligase codes for the protein MHAYRSHTCADLNISNKGDAVRLSGWVHRVRDHGGILFIDLRDHYGMTQVLCDPDSPVFKDMEKVRSEWCIRIDGEVKARDADLINTKIPTGEIEVFVRDIEVLGSAAELPLMVFGEQEYPEETRLRYRYLDLRREKMQQNMVLRSDVVSSIRKRMWDKEFKEFQTPIITASSPEGARDFLVPSRQHPGKFYALPQAPQQFKQLLMVSGFDKYFQIAPCFRDEDPRADRSPTDFYQLDLEMSFVTQQDVFDTIQPVIGGIFEEFGGGRKVDETWEQISYKDAALWYGTDKPDLRNPIKMQVVSEHFAGSGFAIFAKLLEQEGTEVRAIPAPTGGGRKFCDRMNVFAQKEGLPGMGYIFWREKTADAVAQELGITVKEAQAKLKSGEVEGGMEAAGPLAKNIGPERTEAIRQQLGLTVGDAAFFLGGKPKTFEAVAGRARTVIGDELGLTDQDRFAFAWIVDFPIYEKDEETGKIDFEHNPFSMPQGGMEALQGDPLKVLGYQYDLACNGYELVSGAIRNHKPEIMFKAFEIAGYGKEEVEKRFGGMVNAFQYGAPPHGGCAAGIDRIVMLLADEQNIREVILFPMNQRAEDLMMNAPSDPSSDQLMELGLRVIPQE
- a CDS encoding DUF1800 domain-containing protein, whose translation is MPFPTGQRFMAKCRKTPDEFDCNRRYSACDDTRIAQISPVNFDPFLAEHRFGYGPSTTVAPPENVADMVSELGRADHARSAFEIPPFQVLQDALALRIRFNSYARKHPDTAEGKEALKKARGILRDMRKEHSRWFVQTQLRRITATHGMRERLTAFWANHFTARGGGGLLRFASPLYVDAAVRPHVTGRFAELLTACVTHPLMLDYLDQNTSVGPNSRAAKRRNGRRGLNENLAREVLELHTLGVDGPYDQNDVRELAKLFTGLSATRNYGFKFRPAMTEPGAETVLGKTYGGDGGLTTIRTVLNDLARHPATAAHIARKLAVHFVSDTPSGDLIDYIAGAYLRSDGDLMACYVSLLEHPAAWHPNATNMRAPDEFVSAALRSLGVTAQRLQQMDLAMVRKIFFRPLQLMGQSWLAPAGPDGFGEADSVWATPQGISARLDWAVTAPAQLMADLPDPRDFVQPTLGGRVPEAVQFAANTAETREVAIGLILASPGFQRR